A portion of the Calothrix sp. 336/3 genome contains these proteins:
- a CDS encoding CBS domain-containing protein: MAKTVADVMSRDPIVVRKETSLTEVIQILADKRISGLPVVDDMGKLIGIISETDLMWQETGVTPPAYIMFLDSVIYLQNPATYERDLHKALGQTVGEVMSEKPITVSPDKPLREAAKIMSDRKVHRLPVLDNAGEVIGILTRGDIIRAMAVA, from the coding sequence TATGAGCCGTGACCCCATCGTAGTCCGGAAAGAAACTTCCCTTACCGAAGTTATCCAAATTTTGGCAGATAAACGCATTAGTGGTTTACCTGTAGTAGATGATATGGGTAAGCTCATCGGTATCATCTCAGAAACTGATTTGATGTGGCAGGAAACTGGTGTTACACCTCCCGCATACATTATGTTTCTCGATAGCGTGATTTACTTACAGAACCCTGCAACCTACGAGCGCGACTTACACAAAGCCTTAGGACAAACTGTTGGGGAAGTAATGAGTGAAAAACCGATTACTGTTTCCCCGGATAAACCCCTGCGAGAAGCAGCAAAAATCATGAGCGATCGCAAGGTTCACCGTTTACCAGTATTAGATAACGCAGGTGAAGTCATTGGTATTCTCACCCGTGGTGATATCATTCGAGCCATGGCAGTTGCTTAA
- the nblB gene encoding phycobilisome degradation protein NblB has translation MSITSESVRELLGSDDLGDRLRAVNQIRELEPSIGFELIQIAVSDRNPRVRYSAISQFDTLGGENLDLSLQILRDRLLHDPEVDVQAAAADSLGALKLTSAYADLQQVYQTTNEWLLQFSIIATLGELGEPQAFELLKEALNSDNDLVKTAAISSLGELGDSQSIPLLATYVTNPDWQIRYRLVQALTRLGGAEAKSVLETLVTDEVEAVATEAKRSLATV, from the coding sequence ATGAGTATTACTTCTGAATCTGTTAGGGAATTATTAGGTTCGGACGATTTGGGCGATCGCCTACGTGCAGTCAACCAAATTCGAGAATTAGAACCCAGCATCGGTTTTGAATTAATTCAAATTGCAGTATCAGATCGGAATCCCCGCGTACGTTACTCCGCAATTAGTCAATTTGATACCCTCGGTGGAGAAAATCTGGATTTATCTTTGCAAATATTGCGCGATCGCCTACTCCATGATCCAGAAGTGGATGTGCAAGCAGCAGCAGCAGACTCCCTCGGAGCTTTAAAACTAACTTCCGCCTATGCAGACCTACAACAAGTCTATCAAACTACCAATGAATGGCTACTCCAGTTTAGTATTATTGCGACTCTGGGTGAACTCGGAGAACCTCAAGCTTTTGAATTACTCAAAGAAGCACTAAATTCCGATAACGACTTAGTGAAAACCGCAGCAATCAGTTCCCTTGGTGAATTGGGTGACAGTCAATCCATCCCTCTCCTTGCTACCTACGTCACCAACCCTGATTGGCAAATTCGTTACCGACTAGTACAAGCATTGACTCGTTTAGGTGGTGCAGAAGCAAAATCTGTGCTGGAAACCCTAGTCACAGACGAAGTAGAAGCAGTCGCAACGGAAGCTAAACGTTCTCTAGCTACCGTCTAA
- a CDS encoding LEVG family PEP-CTERM protein, with translation MKMSSFITKTLVSLTLGFGIVSGMSAANAASIVPQLEGEVETTNLTPGCVDATKCIDTTSYGYKVTSLDFDGTGGYGQSRLFVDKKGTNNTYSGAGLSIQFGANDIGTNSHVDEYWFRPVAILENGTLPENGELEVGLFEFNFDNILSEITLSFLDVEDIATKILEVNGAAYNYQLPAGANNAVQTVTLKDVKSFKVHLGNGNSSRFTTGDGVLLQGNVSVPEPTAVLGLGTLAVAGVVGLRQRKKTSQAV, from the coding sequence ATGAAAATGTCCTCTTTTATCACCAAAACCCTCGTATCTTTAACCCTTGGCTTCGGTATTGTTTCTGGTATGTCTGCGGCAAATGCAGCTTCCATCGTTCCCCAACTAGAAGGTGAAGTTGAAACCACAAATTTAACCCCTGGTTGTGTAGATGCTACTAAATGTATCGACACTACATCTTATGGATATAAAGTCACAAGCTTAGATTTTGATGGTACTGGTGGATATGGTCAGAGCCGTTTATTTGTAGATAAAAAAGGTACTAATAATACTTACAGTGGTGCAGGTTTAAGTATCCAATTTGGTGCAAATGACATTGGTACGAATTCTCACGTTGATGAATATTGGTTCCGTCCCGTCGCAATTCTCGAAAATGGTACTTTACCAGAAAACGGTGAATTAGAAGTTGGTCTATTTGAATTTAATTTCGACAACATCCTCTCAGAAATTACCTTAAGCTTCCTGGATGTAGAAGATATTGCCACTAAAATTCTTGAAGTCAACGGTGCAGCATACAACTACCAGCTACCAGCAGGTGCAAACAATGCTGTACAAACTGTGACTTTGAAAGATGTCAAATCATTTAAAGTTCATTTAGGTAATGGCAACTCTAGCAGATTCACTACAGGTGATGGTGTGCTTCTGCAAGGTAATGTGAGTGTTCCCGAACCCACAGCAGTACTTGGTTTAGGTACATTGGCAGTTGCTGGTGTTGTCGGTTTGCGTCAACGCAAAAAAACTTCACAAGCTGTATAG
- a CDS encoding LEVG family PEP-CTERM protein, giving the protein MHKFNFLAKTVLGAAVSLGCVAAMPSAHAASLIPQMEGEISTTNLGCLDATQCINTSTLGYQVTSLAYGDSNKYQGRLFVDKTGTANSYSNGGLSINFGQTDAGTNGTQFWFRPVALENGTAIEGGQLESGKFLFEFDQEYSEISLDFFDVESTGFSGILELNGQALNQTLNAGDNNGTQRLTLKNVKSFIVQLGQPNSAQFQSTGDGVLLSGLNGTKTASVPEPGTVVSLSMLGVAGVFGLRKRKKAAVAM; this is encoded by the coding sequence ATGCATAAGTTCAACTTTTTAGCAAAAACAGTTTTAGGTGCAGCAGTAAGTTTAGGTTGTGTTGCGGCTATGCCATCTGCCCATGCAGCAAGTTTAATTCCCCAAATGGAAGGTGAAATTTCTACTACAAACTTGGGTTGTTTGGATGCCACCCAGTGTATTAATACTTCAACTTTAGGTTATCAAGTCACCAGTTTAGCTTATGGTGATAGTAATAAATATCAAGGTCGCTTATTTGTAGATAAAACAGGTACAGCAAATAGCTACAGTAATGGTGGTTTAAGTATTAATTTTGGTCAAACAGATGCTGGGACAAATGGCACCCAGTTTTGGTTTCGTCCTGTAGCTTTAGAAAATGGAACTGCAATAGAAGGCGGTCAACTAGAGTCAGGAAAGTTCCTATTTGAATTCGACCAAGAATACTCTGAAATTAGCCTGGATTTCTTTGATGTCGAATCGACAGGATTTAGCGGGATTCTGGAATTAAATGGTCAAGCATTGAACCAAACACTCAATGCAGGGGATAATAACGGCACTCAACGTCTAACCTTGAAAAATGTCAAATCATTCATCGTGCAATTAGGTCAACCCAACTCTGCACAATTTCAAAGCACTGGTGATGGTGTTCTCCTGTCTGGATTAAATGGTACTAAAACTGCATCTGTACCTGAACCAGGAACTGTTGTGAGTCTGAGTATGCTAGGTGTTGCTGGTGTGTTTGGTTTACGTAAACGCAAGAAAGCAGCTGTTGCTATGTAA
- a CDS encoding DUF456 domain-containing protein, producing the protein MQIIYFLLLALMVVGIIGAVIPAIPGTSLILASIIIWGLLKGSFAAISTPLIVTSVVLLLSIGVDFLAGYLGAKKAGASKWGQIGAFVGFIVGFLGLLPALPVGGPLLGMLLGPLLGAIIGEYLYCRNWQVAIKAGIGIVVGTVVGNLIQGLLAIAAVVVFIFSTWSQVFGG; encoded by the coding sequence ATGCAAATTATCTATTTTTTACTACTCGCTCTCATGGTGGTAGGTATCATCGGTGCAGTGATTCCTGCGATTCCCGGTACAAGTTTGATTTTAGCCTCCATTATTATTTGGGGATTGCTCAAGGGTTCCTTTGCTGCCATCAGTACACCCCTCATTGTGACATCAGTTGTTTTGCTACTCAGTATCGGAGTTGATTTTTTGGCAGGATACCTGGGAGCAAAGAAAGCTGGTGCTAGTAAATGGGGTCAGATTGGCGCATTTGTCGGTTTTATAGTGGGATTTTTGGGATTATTACCAGCTTTACCCGTGGGTGGACCCCTGTTAGGAATGTTACTAGGACCCTTACTCGGAGCAATTATCGGTGAATATCTTTATTGTCGCAATTGGCAAGTAGCGATAAAAGCAGGTATTGGGATAGTTGTTGGTACAGTAGTCGGAAATTTAATTCAAGGATTATTAGCGATCGCCGCAGTCGTTGTATTTATATTTAGTACTTGGTCACAAGTCTTTGGTGGATAA
- a CDS encoding cofactor assembly of complex C subunit B — protein sequence MTKSDPNRVIRRLPIVVGGLGAVLLLINRLLTPEITDSQARGDALGVILSAVLFLVGLLWQQVQPRNPETVQLIGKEGFELDPGLPEIVKTELAWASRLLLTNTVTRSLVVVYQGKVILRRGILTEKSTVTPGAILNRVLEKQQPIYLVGLQTYPGKVEFDYLPENTQGVICQPLGKQGAIILAANAPRSYTKQDESWVAGIADKLAVTLEGAISAA from the coding sequence ATGACAAAATCCGATCCCAATCGAGTTATCCGCCGTTTACCGATTGTAGTTGGTGGATTAGGCGCTGTACTACTATTAATCAACCGTCTCTTGACACCGGAAATTACCGATTCCCAAGCCCGTGGGGATGCTTTGGGTGTGATACTCAGCGCAGTTTTATTTCTTGTCGGTTTACTCTGGCAGCAGGTACAACCTCGGAATCCAGAAACCGTACAGTTAATTGGCAAAGAAGGGTTTGAGTTAGATCCAGGTTTACCGGAAATTGTCAAAACAGAGCTAGCCTGGGCATCCCGTTTATTATTAACAAATACAGTGACGCGATCGCTAGTGGTTGTTTATCAAGGTAAAGTTATTTTGCGACGGGGTATCCTCACCGAAAAATCCACAGTCACACCCGGAGCAATCTTAAACCGGGTACTAGAAAAGCAACAGCCTATCTATCTCGTCGGTTTACAAACCTATCCCGGCAAAGTTGAATTTGATTATCTTCCTGAAAACACACAAGGGGTAATTTGTCAACCCTTAGGAAAACAAGGAGCCATAATTTTGGCAGCTAACGCTCCTCGGAGCTATACCAAGCAGGATGAAAGCTGGGTTGCTGGAATTGCAGACAAATTAGCTGTCACCCTAGAAGGGGCAATTAGCGCAGCGTAA
- the rpaB gene encoding response regulator transcription factor RpaB, whose translation MESHKEKILVVDDEASIRRILETRLSMIGYDVVTAGDGEEALDTFRKTVPDLVVLDVMMPKLDGYGVCQELRKESDVPIIMLTALGDVADRITGLELGADDYVVKPFSPKELEARIRSVLRRVDKTGASGIPSSGVIHVGNIKIDTNKRQVYKGDERIRLTGMEFSLLELLVSRSGEAFSRSEILQEVWGYTPERHVDTRVVDVHISRLRAKLEDDPSNPELILTARGTGYLFQRIIEPGEE comes from the coding sequence TTGGAAAGTCATAAAGAGAAAATCCTGGTAGTCGATGACGAAGCCAGCATTCGCCGGATTTTAGAAACGCGCCTTTCAATGATTGGCTATGATGTCGTCACTGCTGGAGATGGGGAAGAAGCTTTAGACACATTTCGCAAAACAGTACCAGATTTAGTAGTATTAGATGTGATGATGCCAAAACTAGATGGTTATGGCGTTTGTCAAGAATTACGCAAGGAATCTGATGTCCCAATTATTATGTTAACAGCCTTAGGAGATGTGGCAGACCGCATTACAGGCTTAGAGTTAGGCGCAGATGACTACGTAGTTAAACCCTTCTCCCCCAAGGAACTAGAAGCACGCATTCGTTCTGTACTCCGACGTGTAGATAAAACAGGTGCTTCGGGAATTCCCAGTTCCGGTGTTATCCATGTAGGTAACATCAAAATTGATACCAATAAGCGGCAGGTTTATAAAGGTGATGAGCGAATTCGCCTCACTGGTATGGAATTTAGCCTTTTAGAATTATTAGTTAGCCGCTCAGGAGAAGCTTTCTCTCGTTCGGAAATTTTACAAGAAGTTTGGGGTTATACACCGGAGCGCCATGTAGATACACGGGTAGTAGACGTACATATCTCTCGTTTACGTGCAAAACTGGAAGATGATCCGAGTAATCCAGAATTAATCTTGACAGCCAGAGGTACCGGCTACCTTTTTCAACGCATAATTGAGCCAGGGGAGGAGTAG
- the radA gene encoding DNA repair protein RadA — protein MAKQKTYFVCNQCGAESPQWFGKCPACGTYNSLEEHVAIQSSTDVPSRGISNWHSQQGGAKSGNKPAKPRASLTFDQISDRHVTRWESGYGELDRVLGGGVVPGSMVLIGGDPGIGKSTLLLQVSNQLAQKYRILYISGEESGQQVKLRASRLGVTKSLTVAGTDNGNGHGNGKVDDKTLPEISAEVPSPDLYVLPETDLEEILKEIESLKPNLAVIDSIQTVYFPNLTSAPGSVAQVRECTAALMKVAKHEDITMLIVGHVTKEGAIAGPKVLEHLVDTVLYFEGDRFASHRLLRTVKNRFGATHEIGIFEMVDHGLREVPNPSELFLGNRDDPAPGSAIVVACEGTRPIVVELQALVSPTSYTSPRRSTTGVDYNRLVQILAVLEKRVGIPMSKLDSYVASVGGLNVEEPAVDLGVAIAIVASFRDRIVDPGTVLIGEVGLGGQVRAVSQMELRLKEAAKLGFTRAIVPKGQKFPDLNIEILPVAKVIDAIIAAIPQHSLEDSDLEPDED, from the coding sequence ATGGCAAAGCAAAAAACCTACTTTGTTTGCAATCAGTGTGGTGCCGAGTCTCCCCAGTGGTTTGGGAAATGCCCTGCTTGTGGTACATATAATTCTTTAGAAGAGCATGTGGCAATTCAATCATCAACGGATGTACCTAGTCGGGGAATCAGTAATTGGCATTCGCAACAAGGTGGGGCAAAATCAGGGAATAAACCAGCCAAACCGCGCGCATCTTTAACTTTTGACCAAATTAGCGATCGCCATGTAACACGCTGGGAATCCGGTTATGGGGAACTGGATCGGGTGTTAGGTGGTGGTGTGGTTCCAGGTTCAATGGTATTAATTGGTGGTGACCCAGGGATTGGTAAATCTACGCTGTTATTACAAGTATCTAATCAACTGGCGCAAAAATATCGTATTTTATATATTTCTGGGGAAGAATCGGGACAACAGGTGAAATTGCGTGCTTCTCGTCTCGGTGTGACTAAAAGTCTCACTGTCGCGGGTACGGATAATGGGAATGGTCATGGCAATGGTAAGGTAGATGACAAAACATTACCGGAAATTTCCGCAGAAGTCCCATCTCCTGATTTATATGTGTTACCGGAGACAGACTTAGAGGAGATTCTCAAGGAAATTGAGTCTCTGAAGCCGAATTTAGCAGTTATTGACAGTATTCAAACAGTTTATTTTCCTAATTTGACATCTGCGCCCGGTTCGGTAGCACAAGTCCGAGAATGTACTGCTGCTCTGATGAAAGTGGCAAAGCATGAAGATATTACCATGTTAATTGTGGGACACGTCACCAAAGAAGGGGCGATCGCGGGACCAAAAGTTTTAGAACACTTGGTAGATACGGTGTTGTATTTTGAGGGCGATCGCTTTGCTTCCCATCGGTTATTACGGACTGTGAAAAACCGTTTCGGAGCCACCCATGAAATTGGTATCTTTGAAATGGTAGACCACGGATTGCGAGAAGTTCCCAATCCCAGTGAGTTGTTCCTAGGTAATCGAGATGATCCTGCTCCTGGAAGTGCGATTGTTGTTGCCTGTGAGGGAACTCGTCCTATTGTTGTAGAATTACAAGCATTAGTTAGTCCGACTAGTTACACTTCTCCCCGACGTTCGACTACAGGTGTGGATTATAATCGCTTGGTGCAAATTCTGGCGGTGCTAGAAAAGCGTGTAGGTATACCCATGTCTAAGCTTGATTCCTATGTTGCTTCCGTGGGGGGGTTGAATGTAGAAGAACCCGCAGTCGATTTAGGGGTGGCGATCGCCATTGTTGCTAGTTTCCGTGACAGAATTGTCGATCCTGGTACAGTATTAATTGGAGAGGTGGGTTTGGGGGGACAGGTGCGAGCAGTTTCCCAAATGGAATTAAGATTAAAAGAAGCCGCGAAATTGGGTTTCACTAGGGCGATCGTTCCTAAGGGACAGAAATTTCCCGATTTAAATATTGAGATTTTACCAGTTGCCAAGGTAATTGATGCCATTATTGCTGCCATTCCCCAGCATTCCTTAGAAGATAGCGATTTAGAGCCAGATGAGGATTAA
- the bioD gene encoding dethiobiotin synthase has protein sequence MNALFITGTDTEAGKTVLTTALAAYWQKYHPSRSLGIMKPIQSGEGDRQLYEQLFSLEQSSEEITPLYFQAPLAPPIAAAKENRHVDLAVVWQAFNSLSARRDFILVEALGGLGSPITEELTVADLAGEWRLPTVLVVPVKLGAISHTVANVALAKQLKVNLRGIVLNCTQPRTDEEIQDLTPKELIQSLTNIPVCGCLPYLNNSQDLDKLAQVASDLDLEILLKN, from the coding sequence TTGAACGCACTATTTATTACTGGTACTGATACAGAAGCCGGAAAAACAGTTCTGACAACTGCTTTAGCTGCTTACTGGCAAAAATATCATCCTTCTCGCAGCTTAGGAATCATGAAACCGATTCAATCCGGAGAAGGCGATCGCCAATTATACGAACAACTATTTTCCCTGGAGCAATCATCAGAGGAAATTACACCCCTGTATTTTCAAGCACCTCTAGCTCCACCCATTGCCGCAGCCAAGGAAAATCGCCACGTTGATTTAGCTGTGGTTTGGCAAGCTTTTAACAGTTTATCAGCCCGTCGTGACTTTATCCTTGTGGAAGCTTTAGGAGGATTAGGTTCTCCCATTACTGAAGAATTAACAGTCGCAGATTTAGCTGGAGAATGGCGCTTACCTACGGTGTTAGTTGTACCCGTAAAACTAGGAGCTATTTCCCACACTGTAGCTAATGTTGCTCTGGCAAAGCAGCTAAAAGTAAATTTACGCGGGATAGTATTAAATTGCACTCAGCCACGTACTGACGAGGAAATTCAGGATTTGACACCAAAAGAGTTAATTCAATCCCTGACAAATATTCCGGTTTGTGGTTGCTTACCCTATTTAAACAATAGTCAAGATTTAGATAAGCTTGCCCAAGTTGCTTCAGATTTAGATTTAGAAATATTGTTGAAAAATTAG
- a CDS encoding DUF4388 domain-containing protein — MSLSSSFADFSLAELFQLIDLGRKSGCLTVCTLPDIHVANSKAYYYYIWFCRGRLIAATHRLNGQDLVGKIHQRGWMETQLMEDFLTNQFIPDTPLGLQLKVEGLLNAEQLNLLFASQLYQIKELFEIQKGVFKLDCKASLPWREMTGLNLQAREVALMALRILKNWATFAESLPEKQSRILGIHQNHPQIRLNPLEWQLWEFANGSMNLNDIATHIQQPITVVQQAAFRLIIAGLVEEIPPNSFPLEDYPLNVDVRKFSDSALSHQSAVGAKIKISNLYLQNLVGFLKSN, encoded by the coding sequence ATGAGCCTATCTAGTTCTTTTGCGGATTTTTCCTTGGCAGAATTATTTCAATTAATCGATCTGGGGCGAAAATCTGGTTGTTTAACAGTTTGTACATTACCAGATATTCATGTAGCTAATTCCAAAGCCTATTACTACTATATTTGGTTTTGTCGAGGAAGATTAATTGCCGCGACTCATCGTTTAAATGGTCAAGATTTAGTTGGTAAAATCCATCAAAGGGGTTGGATGGAAACACAATTGATGGAGGATTTTCTGACAAATCAATTCATCCCCGACACACCTTTAGGACTACAATTAAAAGTTGAGGGATTGTTGAATGCGGAACAACTAAATTTGTTATTTGCTAGTCAGCTATATCAAATCAAAGAGTTATTTGAAATTCAGAAAGGTGTATTTAAGTTAGATTGCAAAGCTAGCTTACCATGGCGAGAAATGACAGGTTTAAACCTTCAGGCAAGGGAAGTTGCACTGATGGCATTGCGAATATTAAAAAATTGGGCTACATTCGCTGAATCTTTACCAGAGAAACAATCCAGGATTCTTGGTATTCACCAAAATCATCCCCAAATACGTTTAAATCCTTTGGAATGGCAGCTATGGGAATTTGCGAATGGTAGTATGAATCTCAATGATATTGCTACTCACATTCAACAACCAATTACGGTGGTACAACAGGCAGCATTTCGATTAATTATTGCAGGTTTAGTAGAAGAAATCCCCCCCAACTCTTTTCCCCTAGAAGATTATCCCCTGAATGTTGATGTGCGCAAATTTTCCGATTCAGCTTTGAGTCATCAATCTGCGGTAGGAGCAAAAATTAAAATTAGCAATTTGTACCTGCAAAATCTTGTGGGATTTCTCAAGAGTAATTAA
- a CDS encoding DUF6816 family protein → MNTKLLKIFNFRFSLLKILRYLSFLPREKIKIFLFGFIFLLLLGNQPAQAGELAEKLANFPNWEKIKVVKPAVGDLQYPEWMAGDWQVSSTLVDLAAPLAPDIMTPGFAGNRQYLNQPIDFRVRFVETQPEIPELKMLPRTVSQEKVIVSDRAFNGLNLARAYLGDRAVIAVKVDPQTPNRQITLLRGEKQLVSIVSSRATETTADDTFITAEVFQQLFKGGNTPYFNSVESTTAYHKLSTEQPRIVADQVTAVYLSPQDSNYFQAGNKPVALYRYQLEFTRINLDGDV, encoded by the coding sequence ATGAACACCAAGTTATTGAAAATTTTTAATTTCAGATTTTCTCTTCTCAAAATTCTCAGATACTTAAGTTTTCTCCCTAGGGAAAAAATAAAAATATTTCTTTTCGGATTCATATTTCTCTTACTCCTGGGAAATCAACCTGCACAAGCGGGAGAATTAGCGGAAAAACTAGCAAATTTTCCCAATTGGGAGAAAATCAAAGTTGTCAAACCTGCGGTAGGAGATTTGCAATATCCTGAATGGATGGCTGGAGATTGGCAAGTTAGCAGTACTTTGGTTGATTTAGCAGCACCCCTTGCACCGGATATCATGACACCAGGTTTTGCGGGTAATCGTCAGTATTTAAATCAACCCATTGATTTTAGAGTCAGGTTTGTGGAGACACAACCAGAAATTCCTGAGTTGAAAATGCTTCCCCGTACAGTCAGTCAGGAAAAAGTTATAGTTAGCGATCGCGCTTTTAACGGATTGAATCTCGCTAGAGCATATCTTGGCGATCGCGCAGTCATCGCAGTCAAAGTTGATCCACAAACACCCAACCGACAAATTACTCTGCTGCGAGGTGAAAAACAGTTAGTTTCCATAGTTTCTAGCCGTGCAACGGAAACCACCGCCGATGATACATTTATTACTGCTGAAGTTTTTCAACAGTTATTTAAAGGCGGTAATACACCCTACTTCAATTCTGTAGAATCTACCACCGCTTACCATAAACTATCTACAGAGCAGCCCAGAATAGTCGCTGATCAAGTGACTGCTGTTTACCTTTCTCCCCAAGATAGCAATTACTTCCAAGCAGGAAATAAACCTGTAGCCCTCTATCGTTATCAATTAGAGTTCACAAGAATAAATCTAGATGGAGACGTGTGA
- the sir gene encoding sulfite reductase, ferredoxin dependent, producing MVNSAPPAMSDDKPLNTSRKPSKVEGIKERSNFLREPVATELLQDTTHFTEEAIQILKFHGSYQQDNRDNRVKGQEKDYQMMLRTRSPGGFIPPQLYLTLDKLSDEYGNHTMRATTRQGFQLHGILKKNLKAAIAAIVKSMGSTLGACGDLNRNVMAPPAPFKNKPEYQYAWEYADNIADLLTPQTGAYYEIWLDGEKVISGEENPEVKAARHQNGTGTIVHDSEEPIYGTHYMPRKFKACVTVPGDNSIDLYTQDLTLVVITNKKGELQGFNVFAGGGLGRTHNKEETFARAADPICYVAKADVYNLVKAVVATQRDYGDRAERRHARLKYLIHDWGVDKFRSMVEKYFGKPLTPSKKLPEFKYEDFLGWHEQGDGKLFLGISVENGRIKDEGDFQIKTALREIIEQFNLPIRLTPHQNVLLYDIAPENQEAIADILNRCGVVADPNSIEQLVRYAMACPALPTCGLAITESERAIPGILDRIRTLLDKMGLQNEHFVVRMTGCPNGCARPYMAELGFVGSAPESYQVWLGGSPAQTRLAQPYVEKLHDNDIESFLEPIFAYFKKSRRKNESFGDFCARVGFDAIQDFTAKYSEDNSQDSGKARHRISINNGMYVHLKAASDQRNQPMSEIVDAALKAYLGVE from the coding sequence ATGGTAAACTCTGCTCCTCCCGCGATGTCTGATGACAAGCCGCTCAACACTAGCCGCAAACCTTCTAAAGTTGAAGGAATTAAGGAACGCAGCAATTTTTTACGTGAACCTGTGGCGACTGAGTTACTACAGGATACCACCCATTTTACCGAAGAAGCGATACAAATTCTCAAATTTCATGGTTCCTATCAGCAAGATAACCGTGACAACCGGGTGAAGGGACAGGAAAAAGATTACCAGATGATGTTACGGACTCGTAGTCCTGGTGGATTTATTCCTCCACAGTTATATTTGACTCTGGATAAGTTGTCTGATGAGTATGGTAATCATACGATGCGGGCAACAACTCGCCAAGGTTTTCAGTTACATGGCATTCTCAAGAAGAATTTGAAAGCGGCGATCGCTGCCATTGTCAAAAGTATGGGTTCAACCTTGGGTGCTTGTGGTGACTTGAATCGTAACGTCATGGCTCCCCCTGCACCTTTTAAAAATAAACCCGAATATCAGTATGCTTGGGAATATGCAGATAATATTGCTGATTTATTAACTCCCCAAACAGGTGCTTACTATGAAATTTGGTTAGATGGGGAAAAGGTAATTAGTGGGGAAGAGAATCCCGAAGTTAAAGCTGCACGCCACCAAAATGGTACAGGTACAATTGTCCACGATTCCGAAGAACCGATTTATGGTACCCATTACATGCCACGGAAGTTTAAGGCTTGCGTGACTGTACCAGGGGATAATTCCATTGATTTATATACCCAGGATTTAACCTTGGTTGTAATTACTAATAAAAAAGGTGAGTTACAAGGGTTTAATGTCTTTGCTGGGGGTGGTTTAGGTAGAACCCATAACAAGGAGGAAACCTTTGCCAGAGCGGCAGACCCGATTTGTTATGTAGCCAAGGCTGACGTGTATAATTTGGTCAAGGCTGTGGTGGCAACTCAACGGGATTATGGCGATCGCGCTGAACGTCGTCATGCACGGCTGAAATATCTCATCCATGATTGGGGCGTGGATAAGTTCCGCTCCATGGTAGAAAAATACTTTGGCAAGCCCCTAACACCATCCAAAAAGCTGCCAGAATTCAAATACGAGGATTTTCTCGGCTGGCATGAGCAAGGTGATGGCAAGTTATTTCTGGGCATCTCTGTTGAGAATGGACGTATTAAAGATGAGGGTGACTTCCAAATTAAAACCGCCCTACGCGAAATAATTGAGCAATTCAATTTACCAATTCGCCTGACACCCCATCAAAATGTTCTACTTTACGATATTGCACCAGAAAACCAGGAAGCTATTGCAGACATCCTCAACCGTTGTGGTGTAGTTGCTGACCCTAACAGTATCGAGCAATTGGTACGCTACGCAATGGCTTGCCCAGCTTTGCCAACCTGCGGACTTGCAATTACAGAGTCAGAGCGAGCAATTCCGGGAATTCTTGACAGAATTCGGACTCTTCTGGATAAAATGGGTTTACAAAATGAGCATTTCGTGGTAAGGATGACAGGGTGTCCTAATGGTTGCGCTCGCCCTTACATGGCGGAATTAGGTTTTGTCGGAAGCGCCCCAGAATCATATCAAGTTTGGCTGGGTGGTTCTCCTGCCCAAACCAGATTAGCACAGCCCTATGTTGAAAAACTTCATGATAATGATATTGAGAGCTTCCTAGAGCCAATTTTCGCTTACTTCAAGAAGTCTCGCCGGAAAAACGAAAGTTTTGGCGATTTTTGTGCGCGAGTTGGTTTTGATGCTATTCAAGACTTTACTGCCAAGTATTCTGAAGATAATAGTCAAGATAGTGGTAAAGCTCGCCACCGCATTAGTATCAACAACGGGATGTATGTACATTTAAAAGCAGCATCTGATCAGCGAAATCAACCGATGAGTGAAATTGTAGATGCAGCATTGAAAGCATACCTAGGTGTAGAGTAA